ccatcatcatcatcatcatcatcatcatcatcttcatcaccatgGTGACAGCTCACCTCCAGCTGCTCCGTTAAACATACACgattattgtgtttattattattactgtgatCACTGTGCAggaatattctttaaaaaacaagcgtgtggtgtaaaataacacactccaacacaaaCCGCTCATCACAACTCTTACGAGATCAGAACTAAACCatcacacacgtgtatataaataaaacctgtataAATAACAGATCGTGGATGTAGATTCAGCCCTCGTggtattaaaaacaataataaaataaacacacaaaagtcTCTCGGTGCATTCAGACTTTCCGACTGCGTCCCaaacaccagtgtgtgtgtgtgtgtgtgtgtgtgtgtgtgtgtgtgtgttctagtatttgggacacagccgtgtTCTCTTACAGTGATATCCCAGTGGAAGCCCCTGAATGTGAtgttttcacacaaacacacatcccaCAGTGacagtgtgttctgtgtgtgtgtgcgtttttaCCCTGCAGCACCCCCTGATGGTCAGTGTGAGCCGTGTCTCCTTTCTGAGGTGTGTGTTAGACGCTGTGGTCCAGTTTGAAGGCGAGTGTGACAGTGACGATGATGCCACAGATCATCAGGAACGGCAGCCATGTCTTCAGAAAACCCACAAAACTGAAACCAGCAcagacacattattattattactattattattattattattattattatgattattattattattactgtggtAAGGTTGTGAGGGGTGGGGCTGTGAGGGGCGGGGCTGCGAGAGGAATGTTTGTGAGGGATGAGGGCAGGGCTGCGAGGGGCGGGGCTGTGATTGTGAGGTGTGGGGCTGTATCTCACCTGACATGTTTGCTGTAGATGAAGCACAGGACACACAGTTTGATCATGTTCCACGATGTGCTGTTATCATAACGCATCAGATTCAGCGCCATGGCAACATGAGAGTGACAATTATCACAGCAGAGATTGTGCTGCAGGACAGGATGAGATCAGATACACACCGGTCAGATTCACAGATTCACACTGTCCATCAACATCATGGcaggaataaaaacagaaaaactgtatcaacaaattaataaaaaaggaaaaatacatGAGTTTAtacaaagagaaataaaatcacaagaactatttacataaaatcattttaataaatacaggGCAAAAAGAAAGAACTCTTTTACTAATTCGCagctttaatatctgtacaccgtgctgatatttctgtaaagctgctttgagacgatgtctattgtaaaaagcgctatacaaatacaattgaattgaattgaattgaattttactACAGGGTCAGTCCAGGCCAACGCTACCAGGAGATCCCGAGCGAAAAATATAGAGCTTTTTTCTGgtgaaagaaatatataaatatataaatatataaatatagatgaAACACAAAATATGAAATGCCATGGGTGAATATTCACTAACCCGCCATTTTGTAGAGGGTTAAAATGCCCATTTTCACCCGAGTTTGGAGCGAAACCacagataataaaaataataatgaaggtTATTTGACATTTACACAGAGATGGGTTAGTCTAGGACTAAATCCGCTGACTTCAGCGATCCTCGGTGCTTTACAATGCGAATCCAAACATTGGACACAGCACAAGTTGGCGTACATGTAACTGAGTCAGTAGGAAATATATCTTAATATTCTTTTAGATTCTGGTTCTTAAACTTTTCTTTTGGTATCTTTATTTATAAGGCTCCATTTATATGGTTAAATCCCAGAGTTATGGGGATCTCAACCTGGCTCCACTCGCAAATCCTTCAATTTTACCCATTTTCAATGGTCGAAGCCCAAACGTGGGTCAGTCCGGATAGGGGCTGATAAATAAGATATAACGCTGATAAATAAGATATAACGCTGATAAATAAGATACAACACTGATAAATAAGATATAACGCTGATAAATAAGATATAACGCTGATAAATAAGATATAACACTGATAAATAAGATATAACGCTTATTGTATTTAAAGAGGAACGTCTGAAGAACAAATCCCGCTGAAACTAGAACTGCacctttatttattcacttaaaaacaataatgtcAACATCTTGGTTTTTGAGAGTCCAAAAATAGTTATTAAGAATAAGTGAGTCAATAGTGAGTcaatgagtgagtcagtgagtcaaTAGTGAGTCActgagtcagtcagtgagtgaggcagtgagtcagtcagtgagtgaggcagtgagtcagtcagtgaggcagtgagtcagtcagtgaggcagtcagtcagtaagtgagtcagtgagtcaaTAGTTAGTCAGTGAGTGAGGCACTGAGTCactgagtgagtcagtgagtcagtcagtgagtgaggcagtgagtgaagcagtgaggcagtcagtcagtgagtcagtgagtgaggcACTGAGGCAGTCAATGAGTCAGGgaggcagtgagtgagtcagtgaggcagtgagtgagtgagtgagtgagttagtgaggcAGTcaatgagtgagtcagtgagtcaaTAGTGAGTCActgagtcagtcagtgagtgaggcagtgagtcagtcagtgagtgaggcagtgagtcagtcagtgaggcagtgagtcagtcagtgaggcagtcagtcagtaagtgagtcagtgagtcaaTAGTTAGTCAGTGAGTGAGGCACTGAGTCactgagtgagtcagtgagtcagtcagtgagtgaggcagtgagtgaagcagtgaggcagtcagtcagtgagtcagtgagtgaggcACTGAGGCAGTCAATGAGTCAGGgaggcagtgagtgagtcagtgaggcagtgagtgagtgagtgagtgagtgagtgaggcagtcagtgagtgaggcagtgagTCAATAGTGAGTCAGTAAGCATACACCCTTACAGAACTGACGCTTAAACACTAACGCACACTAGATATAAACATTAATGACTGTTTGAGTTAATATTTATGTTACCATTCTGTGTTTGTATTCCTCTGAGGCGTCGTGTACCGCAGTGTCCCACGCACTCGGACCCCCACCGTACACTTTACTCTTATCCAACTTCCAGAACCTGCAGAACCACAAACACATCGGAGAAccccatcacatcacatcacccggcttcatcacacacctccatcacatcacacacctccatcacacctccatcacatcacacacctccatcacatcacacacctccatcacatcacacacctccatcacaccaccatcacatcacacacctccatcacatcacacacctccatcacatcacacacctccatcacatcacacaccaccatcacaccaccatcacatcacaccccacacctccatcacatcacacacctccatcacatcacacaccaccatcacaccaccatcacatcacatcacacggcttcatcacacacctccatcacatcacacacctccatcacaccaccatcacatcacacacctccatcacatcacacacctccatcacaccaccatcacatcacacacctccatcacatcacacacctccatcacatcacacacctccatcacaccaccatcacatcacacacctccatcacatcacacacctccatcacatcacacacctccatcacatcacacacctccatcacaccaccatcacatcacacacctccatcacatcacacacctccatcacatcacacaccaccatcacacctccatcacatcacaccccacacctccatcacatcacacacctccatcacatcacacaccaccatcacaccaccatcacatcacatcacacggcttcatcacacacctccatcacaccaccatcacatcacacacctccatcacatcacacacctccatcacaccaccatcacatcacacacctccatcacatcacacacctccatcacaccaccatcacatcacaccccacacctccatcacatcacacacctccatcacatcacacaccaccatcacatcacacaccaccatcacatcacacacctccatcacaccaccatcacatcacacaccaccatcacaccaccatcacatcacacacctccatcacatcacacacctccatcacatcacacaccaccatcacaccaccatcacatcacacacctccatcacaccaccatcacatcacacacctccatcacatcacacacctccatcacatcacacaccaccatcacaccaccatcacatcacacacctccatcacatcacacaccaccatcacatcacacaccaccatcacatcacacacctccatcacatcacacacctccatcacaccaccatcacatcacacaccaccatcacatcacacacctccatcacaccaccatcacatcacacaccaccatcacatcacacacctccatcacatcacacacctccatcacaccaccatcacatcacaccccACACCTCCATCATGgcttcatcacacacctccatcacaccaccatcacatcacacacctccatcacatcacacacctccatctcatcacacacctccatcacatcacacaccaccatcacatcacatcacatcacacggcttcatcacacacctccatcacatcacacacctccatcacaccaccatcacatcacacacctccatcacatcacacctccatcacatcacacacctccatcacatcacacacctccatcacaccaccatcacatcacacacctccatcacatcacacacctccatcacatcacacacctccatcacaccaccatcacatcacaccccacacctccatcacatcacacaccaccatcacatcacacacctccatcacaccaccatcacatcacacacctccatcacaccaccatcacatcacacacctccatcacaccaccatcacatcacacacctccatcacatcacacacctccatcacacctccatcacatcacacacctccatcacatcacacacctccatcacatcacacaccaccatcacatcacacacctccatcacatcacacacctccatcacaccaccatcacatcacacacctccatcacaccaccatcacatcacacacctccatcacatcacacacctccatcacaccaccatcacatcacaccccacacctccatcacggcttcatcacacacctccatcacaccaccatcacatcacacacctccatcacatcacacacctccatctcatcacacacctccatcacatcacacacctccatcacaccaccatcacatcacacacctccatcacaccaccatcacatcacacacctccatcacatcacacacctccatcacaccaccatcacatcacacacctccatcacatcacacacctccatctcatcacacacctccatcacaccaccatcacatcacacacctccatcacatcacacaccaccatcacatcacacacctccatcacaccaccatcacatcacacacctccatcacatcacacacctccatcacatcacacacctccatctcatcacacacctccatcacatcacacacctccatcacatcacacacctccatctcatcacacacctccatcacatcaccatcacatcacacacctccatcacatcacacacctccatcacaccaccatcacatcacacacctccatcacatcacacacctccatcacatcacacaccagctTCTTCACATTACTTACAAAGTGTTCACTCACTTTGTGGGCTTTCCAAATGCCATGTTGTCCTcctgtgtgcgcacacacacacacacacacacacacacacacacacacacacacacacaggtcagggTTAAAGTACacacaggaggaaaaaaaaccctgcatcCTCCTGCACACTTACAGATACAAAGTAAGGACCTGCGAAGTCTCGGATCACTCCTGTAGAGGTGCAGATACCCATGTGACCGATAAACGGCAGGAACcatctgcaaacacacacacatacacacacacacacacatacatacatacatgcatacatagatagatagatacatacatacacacacacacacacacacacacacacacacaccatgtaatacatttctatattatttaGTCATTACCTGATCACAGTCTCATGTAAGCTGTACATTTAGTTATACTTGTGTTTATTCCTGCAGTAGAACTTTAAGACATGACCAGAGCCGGACACAAACATGTGTTCGTAACTCTGAGGAGTGTTTACACGGGGTTTGTATTCATGAAAACACTGTAATTTCAGTGTGTAGAGAGACATCACGAATATAAACCTCGACTTCAGATTATTATAGATGACATTGTGCTTTTATCCGGCGGATATACTGCACTAACCCGATTTACCCCATTACCCCGATTTACCCCATTACCCCGATTTACCCCATTACCCCGATTTACCCCATTACCCCGAGCTAACACACATTACCCGGATTTACCCCATTACCCCGATTTACCCCATTACCCCGAGCTAACACACATCTGCAGGGTTTTAGCTGAACAGCTAGCTGCCTGATTAAAGCTCGGCTTTAAACCATTTAAACACGTGAATAAACCTTAAACACACTCACGTCAGCCCGGGGATCGGAGTCCACACGACACAGAACGGGTAGCGGCTCAGTTCGCGGTCGATTTTCTCGTATCCTGAATGAAAAGTCTTCATGGTGTCCAGCGCTACCTCTGACACATCGGCCATTACACGCTCGCCTGTGACGTCACGCCGAGGCGCCGAGGCGCCGACACCGCGCACGCGCACGCGCAGCTGACAAGCGCAACTGATGCGACTAAACCAGCCGCTGAAAACATGAACAAATGAtgataaaactgaaagaaatcAGTGGATTAATTTCATCTGTTTTGACTTGCAGTGTGACCTAAAAACATTAAACTTCTCCAGTATTTGATCATCTTTATATTGGGTTTAACTTCAGCCCTGTTCGGACGGGATTAGTTTTCCATGTGGAGGAGTGTGATGGAATTATCTCTGGGAGTTTACTCTGAATCCGTGATGTCAgtaatcattattttttattatttttacagacTCCAACCTAAAGATTGCGTTATATCCTGtaggaaatgtgttttttgtatttttttcttcagtgtaAGACGCTCCAGGAAGCTCTCGCTCTTCTCCGTCACCTGACATCAAACCCGATGCGTCTAAAACTCAGCGTGATATGATATAGTCGAGGTGTAAATGGGCGTGTCAGAGAAGTGACGTTTCCGGGGGTTTCAGGAAAGTTATTGAGTTCCTAGCAAAGGTACACACTACAGCTatgtgatggtcatgtgacctactaatgaTCAGCCACGCCCCTTACAATAACGAGCAACACAATCCGTGTGTATTAAAATTAGGTGTGTAGTACACAAGGAAGTTTTTGTGCGGGATCACCACGTGATTAGATCCGAATTACTAGTGTTCCTCCGACACACACACGAACCCGGTCTCGGCCGTACTCGTATGCAGCGTTCTGtccgtgtctgtgtgggtttcctccgggttctccagtttcttcaCAAAAGCTGGAAGGTGGACTGACTAAAATAAAGTTCCccatccatgtgtgtgtgtgtatgtgtgtgtgtgtgtaacagatgCCTGTTTTCCTGAAGTGTATATAAGTGGTTGAGGACATTAAATGGACAGAAGAGAGAACACACAGCACAGCGTGAGGTCTaaacattttattcctcttttattctctttattccgGCAGAAAAACGGCGTTACTGAAATTcccaaagaaaaataaacaggaagAAACAAGGAGAAAAAGCCTTgagcaaataaatacacactgcAGGGTAGTGTTAAAGGATGAGCTGCTGCAGAACTGTCtctgtgcaaacacacacacacacacacacacatcctgaataaatgcattaatattaatgctgCTGTttcagtaatgtgtgtgtgtgtgtgtgtgtgtgtgtgtttgaaattaAACATCTCTTTAATCCTTTAACTGGCTGAGACGTGGTGTTCTGCAGTTTTAGCATTGgtgctaatgtagctaacaaataaCAGAAGTGTATAGCTACCAGTTTAGCACAGTGCTCTAAAAGGGGCGTGTCTAACTCCTCCCACATCCACCACTTAGTACATAAAGCTTCCTAAAATAACAGAACGAATTTAATAAACAACTTAAATGTACACTTTATCATCAGACTCCTTTTCTAATATATAAACTCCGCCTTCAGATTTTGACCACACCCCCTACCTGAGTCTGACCCCAAACTCTGTGCTGAGGAAGAAGGTGTTCTCACTGCGACCGTTTCCCTCgacgtgatttattttctgcaccatgctaaactggaggccaTACACTTCCGTTACACCTTACATTAGCCTCACAGAAACGAACACGTCTCAGCCGAGAAGTTAACAACACTGAAATGCTCCTTTGATCCTGAAACACTACAACAGGTGACGATAGACAACAGAAGctcagagaaaaataaaacattgttaaTCCCAAAACGTCCTCCATTTAAACAAAGTGCTTCTGTCTGACACACAGACACGGCCGAGCGGTGGGCGGGGTCTCAGCTgcaggaacaggaagtgacatcagggtgggacaaactgaagaaagCTACACACAGTCCCACAACTGTACGAGAAAACAATGAGTTTATTATCAACAATCAGTCTGGAGCTCCGCCCACTCATGGCGATCACGTGCCCTATTCTCCATTCTTTTCCTCTCCAAGGGGGCGTGTGCAGATCCACAAgtggaggacacacacacacacacacacacacacacacacacacacacacacacacacacacactcgctcgctcgctcgctctagCTGGTGCGGCACTGCACCTGACCCTCTGTGTTGTCCTCGTCCTCGTCGGAGGCGTCATGGCTGCCGCTCAGCCCCGTGATGCGATAGCCCATGTTGAGCAGCATCACCTCCAGAGGATCAGCGTTCATCCTCCTCTGATTGGCCTGAGACGCTCCGTCC
This genomic interval from Ictalurus punctatus breed USDA103 chromosome 23, Coco_2.0, whole genome shotgun sequence contains the following:
- the tmem222a gene encoding transmembrane protein 222a; this translates as MADVSEVALDTMKTFHSGYEKIDRELSRYPFCVVWTPIPGLTWFLPFIGHMGICTSTGVIRDFAGPYFVSEDNMAFGKPTKFWKLDKSKVYGGGPSAWDTAVHDASEEYKHRMHNLCCDNCHSHVAMALNLMRYDNSTSWNMIKLCVLCFIYSKHVSFVGFLKTWLPFLMICGIIVTVTLAFKLDHSV